A stretch of the Oncorhynchus mykiss isolate Arlee chromosome 23, USDA_OmykA_1.1, whole genome shotgun sequence genome encodes the following:
- the znf503 gene encoding zinc finger protein 503, whose translation MITSPSVSALRNSSIHLVWESIDSRNIINKPFLHSVPPSDHLRQANRVPIKVLKMLTARSGHILHPEYLQPLPSTPISPIELDAKKSPLALLAQTCSQIGKPDPPPSSKLSSITSNGSSDKESKSGPLKMSDIGVDDKSSFKPYSKPSDKKDSSSGVSSGEKTGFRVPSATCQPFTPRTGSPNSSTSASPMPSEGKCGDREDKKDSDCNKNGTTDGSGTTNSHSRISVSCGGINVEVNQHQETTPGSKAMSSESSSLTSVSSASGLGSGLVAPVSPYKPGQTVFPLPPAGMHYPGSLGAYAGYPQHFLPHGGSLVNAQLASMGCSKAGSSPLAGASPPSIMSASLCRDPYCLSYHCASHLAGAASASQQCHDNAAAAAANAMKSGYHHMYPTHLLHGMHSSPQSFSGHPLYPYGFMLPNDPLPHVCNWVSANGPCDKRFSSSEELLNHLRTHTAFTGAEKLISGYPNSSSLASAAAAAMACHMHMPQSGGPGSPGTLTLRSPHHALGLSSRYHPYSKSPLPTGAPVPVPAATGPYYSPYALYGQRLTTASALGYQ comes from the exons ATGATCACATCGCCCTCGGTATCTGCTCTGAGAAATAGTAGTATTCATCTAGTCTGGGAGAGCATCGACTCTCGGAATATCATCAACAAGCCTTTTCTTCACTCCGTTCCCCCGTCGGACCATCTACGGCAAGCTAACCGAGTCCCCATCAAGGTTTTGAAAATGCTTACGGCACGATCAGGACACATTTTGCACCCAGAGTATCTTCAACCGTTACCATCTACTCCGATTAGCCCTATTGAG CTAGATGCTAAGAAGAGTCCGTTGGCACTGCTGGCGCAGACATGCTCTCAAATCGGTAAACCGGACCCCCCTCCTTCCTCCAAACTATCCTCTATAACATCAAATGGATCTAGTGACAAGGAGTCCAAATCCGGTCCATTAAAAATGAGTGACATCGGTGTGGATGACAAATCCAGCTTCAAACCCTATTCCAAACCGTCAGATAAGAAGGACTCGTCCTCGGGCGTCTCGAGTGGAGAGAAGACTGGTTTCCGAGTGCCGAGCGCCACCTGTCAGCCATTCACGCCACGAACAGGCAGCCCCAACTCTAGCACTTCTGCCTCGCCCATGCCGTCAGAGGGGAAGtgtggagacagggaggacaaGAAAGATTCAGATTGTAATAAAAATGGCACAACGGACGGATCTGGAACCACTAACAGCCACAGCAGGATAAGCGTGAGTTGCGGTGGAATTAACGTGGAGGTGAACCAGCACCAGGAGACAACGCCTGGGTCCAAAGCCATGTCTTCGGAATCCTCCTCTCTAACCTCCGTTTCATCTGCTTCCGGACTCGGGTCAGGACTTGTAGCCCCAGTCTCTCCTTACAAACCGGGTCAGACAGTTTTTCCCCTGCCGCCTGCTGGCATGCACTACCCCGGGAGTTTAGGGGCCTATGCTGGTTATCCCCAACACTTCCTCCCTCACGGCGGGAGCCTGGTTAACGCACAGCTGGCCAGCATGGGCTGCAGTAAGGCCGGATCCAGCCCCCTGGCCGGGGCCTCTCCACCCTCCATCATGTCAGCCAGCCTGTGTAGAGACCCTTACTGCTTAAGTTACCATTGTGCCAGCCACTTAGCGGGCGCTGCCAGTGCCTCTCAGCAGTGCCACGACAACGCAGCTGCCGCGGCCGCCAACGCGATGAAATCCGGGTACCACCACATGTACCCGACACACCTTTTGCACGGCATGCACTCCTCTCCGCAATCTTTCAGTGGACATCCTTTGTACCCCTATGGTTTCATGCTCCCCAACGATCCCCTTCCTCACGTCTGTAACTGGGTGTCAGCGAACGGACCCTGCGACAAGCGTTTCTCCTCATCCGAGGAGCTGCTGAACCACCTGCGGACGCACACAGCCTTCACCGGGGCGGAGAAGTTGATATCGGGTTACCCTAATTCCTCATCGTTAGCTAGTGCTGCGGCTGCTGCGATGGCATGCCACATGCACATGCCACAGTCAGGAGGCCCTGGAAGCCCTGGGACACTGACGCTGAGGAGTCCGCATCACGCGTTGGGACTAAGCAGCCGTTACCATCCGTACTCCAAGAGTCCCCTGCCTACCGgagcccctgtccctgtccccgcaGCCACCGGGCCATACTACTCCCCCTATGCCCTGTACGGCCAGAGACTCACCACAGCATCAGCGCTGGGATACCAGTGA